A window from Zingiber officinale cultivar Zhangliang chromosome 7A, Zo_v1.1, whole genome shotgun sequence encodes these proteins:
- the LOC122002051 gene encoding uncharacterized protein At2g23090-like: MGGGNGQKSKAAREKNMEKNKPTKGSQLESNKKSMTIQCKVCMQTFMCTTSEVKCREHAEAKHPKNDIYQCFPHLKQ, from the exons ATGGGGGGCGGTAATGGCCAGAAGTCGAAGGCAGCCCGCGAGAAGAACATGGAGAAGAATAAGCCTACCAAGG GGAGTCAGCTGGAATCGAACAAAAAGTCTATGACCATCCAG TGCAAGGTATGCATGCAGACTTTTATGTGTACTACGTCAGAAGTCAAGTGTAGAGAGCACGCTGAAGCAAAGCATCCCAAGAATGATATCTATCAGTGCTTCCCCCACCTTAAGCAGTAG